The following are from one region of the Siniperca chuatsi isolate FFG_IHB_CAS linkage group LG21, ASM2008510v1, whole genome shotgun sequence genome:
- the gcgra gene encoding glucagon receptor yields the protein MSRLFLLLAMLIVYCSIQVSPAATLDKLKESWKLYMEECDRNNSRDPPSTGLVCNRTFDNYACWPDGLPNSTVSVSCPWYLPWHHKVQHGMLHQECDANGQWVTTKNTSECDSNDPSQQYYGHIRIMYTVGYSLSLVALVLALGILIFFRKLHCMRNNIHMNLFASFILRALSILIKDALLEANITSQDLSRDQEQGFPQASMPPVELLVNNETTVSCRIAVVMMQYSIMANSYWLLVEGIYLHNLLVITVFTEKNYFKIYLCIGWGTPLIFLVPWVVAKYLYENQECWGQNINMNYWWIIRSPILLAVVINFLIFIHIIKILVSKLRAHQMRYTDYKFRLAKSTLTLIPLLGIHQVVFIFVTDESTKATIGLRLTKLFIDLFFSSFQGLLVAILYCFVNKEVQSEIMKKWKRWKLGRNIEEEYRHTYSNTPNTKTASLLNHVSRLSHLPDIAKTSAPVCSPEERHKLVAGCHNGMVHGKDAGQSTSTEEGTISHCTLVEDISLTDKVQGYKGQRENVESHM from the exons ATGTCACGGCTGTTCCTCCTTTTGGCAATGCTCATTGTCTACTGCAGCATCCAG GTGTCTCCTGCTGCTACTCTGGATAAGCTGAAGGAGAGTTGGAAATTGTACATGGAGGAGTGTGATCGCAACAACAGTCGAGACCCACCAAGCACTG GCCTTGTGTGCAACAGGACTTTTGACAATTACGCCTGTTGGCCTGATGGACTCCCCAACTCCACTGTCAGTGTGTCATGTCCGTGGTATCTGCCGTGGCACCATAAAG ttcAGCACGGCATGTTGCATCAGGAATGTGATGCAAACGGCCAGTGGGTGACTACAAAGAATACCAGCGAGTGTGACTCTAATGATCCAAGTCAG cAGTACTATGGCCATATTCGGATAATGTACACAGTGGGCTATTCCTTATCACTGGTGGCTTTGGTGTTGGCGCTTGGCATCCTCATATTCTTCAG AAAACTGCACTGCATGAGGaacaacatccacatgaacCTGTTTGCCTCCTTCATCCTGCGAGCGCTGTCCATCCTCATCAAAGACGCTCTTTTGGAGGCCAACATCACATCGCAGGACCTCAGCAGAGACCAGGAGCAGGGATTCCCCCAGGCATCTATgcctccagtggagctgctggtCAACAATGAG ACGACGGTTAGCTGTCGCATCGCAGTGGTGATGATGCAGTACAGTATCATGGCCAACAGCTACTGGCTGCTGGTGGAAGGCATCTACCTCCACAATCTCCTGGTCATCACTGTGTTTACAGAAAAGAACTACTTCAAAATCTACCTGTGCATTGGCTGGG GTACCCCGTTAATATTCCTTGTGCCCTGGGTGGTAGCTAAATACCTATATGAAAATCAAGA aTGCTGGGGgcaaaatataaacatgaatTACTGGTGGATCATCCGTTCTCCAATACTACTGGCAGTTGTG ATCAACTTCCTTATCTTTATCCATATCATCAAAATTCTTGTGTCAAAACTTCGAGCGCACCAGATGAGATACACAGATTACAAATTCAG GTTGGCTAAGTCGACTCTAACCCTGATCCCTCTGCTGGGTATCCATCAGGTGGTCTTTATCTTTGTAACAGACGAATCCACCAAGGCCACCATCGGTCTGCGTCTCACCAAGCTCTTCATCgacctcttcttctcctccttccag GGTCTCTTGGTGGCCATCTTGTACTGTTTTGTCAACAAAGAA GTGCAGTCCGAGATCATGAAGAAGTGGAAGCGCTGGAAGCTAGGGAGGAACATCGAGGAGGAATACCGCCACACCTACAGCAATACCCCAAACACGAAGACAGCCAGCCTGTTGAACCATGTGTCTCGACTGTCTCATCTCCCAGACATTGCAAAAACCTCTGCCCCGGTCTGCAGCCCTGAGGAGAGGCACAAACTTGTGGCTGGATGCCACAACGGTATGGTCCATGGTAAGGACGCAGGCCAGTCCACCTCGACGGAAGAAGGAACCATCAGCCACTGCACCCTAGTGGAGGACATCAGCCTTACGGACAAGGTGCAGGGTTATAAGGGTCAGAGAGAGAACGTGGAGAGCCACATGTGA